cagtctTCACACCTCATTTCACATATAAgaagtcacagtggagagaggccttatgaatgtaaggaatgtgggaaggcctttggTCATTCCTCAAACCTCACTATACAtatgagaactcacagtggagagaggccttatgaatgtaaggaatgtggcaaaGCCTTTCATAAGTCCTCAAACCTCACTATACATATGAGAATTcatagtggagagaggccttatgtaTGTAACAAATGTGGCAAAACTTTTAATCGGTCATCacacctcactacacatataagaagtcacagtggagagaggccttatgaatgtaaagaatgtggcaGCACCTTTCATCATTCTTCAAGCTTCATTAGACATATgaaaactcacagtggagagaggccttatgaatgtaaggaatgtggcaaaGCTTTTTGTCATTCCTCACACCTCACTAGACAtaagagaactcacagtggagagaggccttacaaatataaggaatgtgggaaagccttttgtCAGTCCTCgtacctcactacacatataagaactcacagtggagagaagccttatgaatgtaagcggTGTGGCAAAGCCTTTAGTTGGTCCTCAAACTTCATTAAACATATGAgtactcacagtggagagaggccttatgaatgtaaggaatgtggcaaaACCTTTAGTCACTCCTCAgacctcactacacatataagaagtcacagtggagagaggccttacaaatgtaaggaatgtgggaaggcctttagtTGGCCATCacacctcactacacatataagaactcacagtggagagaggccttatgaatgtaaggaatgtggtaAAGCCTTTAGTTGGTCCTCAAACTTCACTAAACATGTGAGTACTCATAGTGGAGagagaccttatgaatgtaaggaatgtggcaaaGCCTTTCATCATTCCTCACACCTCACTAGGCATATGAGAACTCACAGTGGTGAGAGGCCTTacaaatgtaaggaatgtgggaaagcctttcatCAATTCCCATATCTCATTACACATATAAGAAGTCACattggagagaggccttatgaatgtaaggaatgtggcaaaGCCTTTTGTCATTCTTCAGTCCTCGCTAGACATatgagaattcacagtggagagaggcgttatgaatgcaaggaatgtggcaaaGCCTTCCACTGGTCCTCACATTTCACTAAACATGtgagaattcacagtggagagaggccttaagAAAGGATTATTTCATTTGTAGTGCTGTAATTTCACACAGCAAATTTCTGAAAGTCTGTGATTAGAGAGCAAAGTTTCTCAGTGAGTCAAAGAAGGAGTCATTAGAGTTACTTTGTGCCTTTGGGAGAAATAACAGCTTCATGGTAACTGTGTAGCTGTCTTTATTAGTGTTCATTTCTCTAGTTTCATGAACAACTGGGCAGAGTTTACTTTCTCAGTCCACTCTAAATTTTACCTTCTTACAGTCTTTGAGTATATTACAAATAAGGCTGCAGTGAATAGCCCTGAGCATATGTTTcatgttttttaatgtttttgttgaTGTTAGTTTGCATGCAATAAAAGGCACTGATCTTGTATTTGggttgagggtttttgttttgttttcttgtttaagGTATTTTCCACTCTTCCCCAATGTGAAGTTGTGTTTTaccctttgtaattaataagtttTGCATAGGGAGATActttaaactcattgctgttgagtcagttccaactcatagaaactatataggagagagtaggactgccccatagaatttccaaggaggaactggtggatttgaactgctgacctcttggttaacagccaggctcttgaccactgcaccaccagggctccagggagatATTTTGGGACTCTGCAGATATTTTTCATCTTTTGTCTACTAATTTTAAATCCATCGGTAATTATTACCTGCAATCATTATTACCGTAGTGTATACCAAATGGTGATTTTCTGTTCCAAGCATTCATTCTGTATTTATTGGAATTTTATTGTAAGGAATAGCTTTCCTTTTTCcccattttatttacttcttaAAATTTTCATAGCAGTATAGGCTAATGGATattagtatttaatttttttactcaGATTGTCAGAGATTTGGTTATTAGAAGCTGCCTTACATAGGTTCCTGCACTactattttttggggggaggggggagcatTATTTTCTGGCAGTTTCCCAGATTCGTCTTGGACTTTTCCTGCATCAGCCCTGGAATCAGCTTTATGTATGCACGCATGGCATATAGGAGTAGCCCTTGGTGACCCTGTGGTGCAGCCTTGAAATAGGGCCCAGCATTGTTGTCACCACCCAGGAGCAAAGCAGGTTGTGGTGAGGAGAAGTGACATTCCACTGTCTGAATTTCGGTCCTTTTGACTCTGACCCTCTGGAACCACCCTCGCCCCCACCAAGGAAAAATTAAATGGGATCCATCTCATCAGTGAGCactttttctaggctgtactccAGTGAGTGAGCAGCCTGCCCTCTGCATTCACGTGTGCCGTCTTGTCATTTCTTCTAGAAACAAGAGGCTTCAGAGTTCTAGTGCATGTGTGAATAGAGGAGGCCAGTACAGAGGCTTTGGCAATGGATGTTCATGTGTGTAGTGGAGCTCAGGAAGGCTGGTGGGCATTTTACTTCTGGCTCAAAATATGATGAGTccttaaaactttcttttttttttttggccaatcaCTGTGTAAATATCCTGACACTTCACATAACAGTAccttgttgttgtgaggtgccattgagttggttcaaacatatagcgaccctttgtacaaaagaacaaaacattgcttggtcctgcaaCAGCCTCACAGctgttgcaatgtttgagcctgttacagccactgtgtcaatccatgtcattgagggtcttcttttcactgattctctacttttccaagcatgatattcttctccagggactgatcccttctgataatatgtccaattGTACATTGTTAGGCTGTGCTTATCAAGTAGTGAAGAACCAAACCTCttaaaatctgtatttttttctttttacacgtAGATTGAGAATTTTCAGTTTAAGCATGTGGCTCTAATGTTTAATTTTAATATCAGTAATACAGTTCCTAACACATTAAGGCCCTTCTGTTTATGGGCAGTgttttagttgtctagtgctgctgtaacggaaataccaaaaatggatggctttaacaaagagaaatttatttcctcaaagtaaagtcagctaaaagtccaaatttggggtgtcagctccagatgaaggctttctctctctgttggctctggaggaaggtctttgttctcAGTCTtctggtcaaggaacttctcaggtgcaggtaccccaggtccaaaggatgtgctctggtcctggcactgctttcttagtggtatgaggtcctcatgtctatcttctcgcttctgtcttttatatctcaagagattgcttcaagacacagtccaatcctgtaggctgagtcctgtatcagtaacacaactgccgcccatcctccctcattaacatcatcgaggcaggatttacaacatgtaaaagaatcacacaatactgggaaccatggcccagcccaattgatacacacatttttggggggacatagtccatgacattccaccctttggaccccaaaaaatcacatctttgcaacatgcaaaacatgttTACCCTATCATATcaaagcaaaagtcttaactccaagtccaaaacccaaacattcctctttatctgtgaaatctagaacacaagttatctgcttccaaaggtacaatggcagaacaggcacaagctagaaattccattacaaatgggagaaactgtagggaaagaagggataacaggcaccaaccAAGTCAGCAGAACAAATTGCATTAGCTCTCaaaactttgaaaataatcctctgttctctgagacaatttacacaatggccctgccctttaGACTGTAGGTATTGgacacactctccagattctgagtggaggcccctctgccctgggcttcaCCTCTGCTTTCCAGGCCGACTGGGGCAGCAACCCTGCTCCCTCGACTTTAGGTGCGCCATTCTcttccatctgagtggcagctccacccttagaaacactagaagccatggctccactctttgaaacccctgaggtcatggccatacctttgaAGACTGAGGCAggtcagcttcttgtgttccttgtctcttcagcttccgtttcctggtttcttggcctcttggctcctcggGCCTCACGCttggatctgccctgctggggcaagtgttccaaagcttagTAGCTCCACCAATACGTGCCCGGAGGCACTCCACTCTACAAGGaaacctcctgcacacaggcacttgGCTCTCaggctccatgggttggcaagcctagctccactgataagtgcccggaggcaccccactccgccagtaaGCTTCCTGCGcacagacactcagctctcttgctccatgagtCCTCTCCAGCGCCATCTCACACTGGtttcctggttctgttgctgctgattctctgctgttgctgcttctctgccactgcaggttctctgctgctgtaGACCTCTGCTGCTGTTGCAGCTCTATCCactcagtttcaaaaccacttccacattttagtcACTCCagtctctcggtaccaaattctgttttagtcatctagtgctgctataacagaaataccacaagtggattgctttaaaaacaagaaatttatttcctcacagtaaagtaggctaaaagtccaaattcagggcatcagctccaggggaaggctttctctccctgtcagctctggaggaaggtctttgtcctcaatcttcccctggtcaaggagcttctcaggcacagagaccccaggtccaaatgacgtgctcagctcccagcactgctttcttggtggtatgaggtccccgtctctctgcttgcttctgcgTTTTATATCTCGAGATTGCCTCaggacacagtccaatcttgtaggttgagtcctgcctcactaacataactgccgcccatcctccctcattaacatcatcgaggcaggatttacaacatacaggagaATCACaacatactgggaatcatggccagctCAATTGATAACACaagtttttggggggacataattcagtccatgacaggcaGGTATTTTATGAattgtgtagtgattaaaagctcgactgcaaaccaaaaggtcggcagtttgaatccactagccactctttggaaaccctatgggacagttctactctgtcctgtaggatagctatgacttggaatctattcaatggcaacgggagtctctgagaggagccctggtggcacagtgattaagagctatggctactaaccaaaagatgagcagttcatgtccaccagctgctccttgaaaatcctgtgggacagttttactctgtcctatagtgttgctatgagttggaattgactcaaaagcattGGGTtcagtttggttgttttttttttagtctctgagaggagccccagtggcacagtgataAAGCACTCGACTGTTAAGCAGAAGATcatcagttggaacccaccagcccactcacagagaaagatgaggcagccttggaaattccatggggcggttctactcttgtcctatagggtctctgtgagttggaaatgactccatggcagcgggtttggtttttcggttttagTCTTTGTGAGTAACCACCTGtttgtcactttgttgtactgtggtggcttgcatgctgctatgatgccggaagctatgcaactagtatttcaaataccagcagggtcatccaggtgaacaggtttcagtggagcttccagactaatatagacgaggagaaaaggcctggcagtctacttctgaaaataagtctGTGAATACCCTATGAATCAGGACAGGATATTGTCTGACACTCAGAAATGCCAAGGgtcttgaagatggtgcaggactgggcagcttttcaTTGTTATGcgcagagtcgccatgagtcagagtcagctaaCCGGTTAACAACAAAGTAGGTGAGAAGCACAGACAGATAGAGAGGTTGAGAATTCTCATAGCCATTTATCTGCAGTTTTGAGTGACTCCATTAAATGATGTTAATGATCCTCTTAACATTTCTTGAATCCTTCTGTCTCTACGCAGGTGTTTTAGTCATGGGGATATCTGGAAAGGGCACAAGGAGGGAGCCATTGagatattttaaattcttgtttTTGGATGCCTAAATGCAGTAATAATAACAACCCCAAAGTACTTTAAAATGGGTCCTTGCTGCCAGAGTGCAATTTTTAGTTTTAAATTGAGGGTTCTGATTGTGCACATGTAAGAATCAGACCTCACCTGGCCTTGACAAGATACCATTTCTTGGCAGGTGATTTAAAGTACTATCAGAGATGCTCAACTTTTTGTATACTTGGATTTGATTTAAACTGGAGTCTGGATAAAAGAATccctgacctctggggtcctcagGTCTTTGCTTATAGAGAGGGGAGGAGACAAGGACCCCACAGCAATAGGGATACCTAGTGGGTGAAAACTGAGTCTTGGATCCTTTTTCCCTTGTGGCTTCTTAGTCTCCTTTTTGCATGGGGACCCGTACTTTTTTCCCCTGGAGGAGACTTATGGAGTCAGGTTCCTGCCAACCTCTTTATTTAGCTATACGACCAAGAGCAAGTGGCTGGATTTGCTGTGCCTCTATTTCTTTGttcttaaaaatgaacaaataggaggtgcagccaagatggtggagtagtcagacacttcctgtggtccctcttacaacaaaggccccccaaaaaaatgtgaatcaattacatatgacaagctagaagccctgatgAGCAAAAGCAGAGTTGAGGGAtcaaactgagtggcagggatAGGGAGAAACAGCTCAGAAGCAGCAAAGAGTTGCCAGACCTAGCCCAGCAGGAACTGACACCCCGCAGGCCGATTCCACTGGCACCagcatggtgaggcaagcagtggcctTCAGAAcacattttccacatcgggagagaaCGAGTGGCAGAGgatctgctcaaccctccagaataAGCGAGAAGCAGACctcagttggcaaaagataagtacctgTGTGTAACCTACCTTGCAGATCCAAAAATACCCCCTTGGAAAAAATGTTtctcccacttacctgctcccttcccaCTCGCACTGGCTCCCACCCtgctgcatcccctgggctggaagaaggaccctgcgctcgccctgagccatcctcccaatcatAGAGAGGGAACatattaacaaacagggaaaaagtaatctgccagctcccctaagctgagaATTTAGGGCAGAAACAgatcctttgcctaggcacatgcataaggggtccacggatTTTGGATGTCTTTCATCCCTGCATAGACTTTTGTGGGCCCGTTTctacagtgtaggccctcattagcacagtacaacaggtatatacctgaagtctaacttcagctgtttcacctacatggtggagaggcaggtgcaTGACATTTGACAGTGCTGTATcaacaggggcctgaggactagtggctccacccatgacacATAGCTACCTGTGACAGGTCCAGGAAtaggtggtgcctcccagtccttacagctgacagcactgggtacccatagtctggctgcaaaacccactcacctATATACTCTAGGGAACAAGGGCAAGCTTTCCTCACAGACGGGGGGTTCacagccctctgccttgctcagcacatgaccagctactgcagccagatgcctgtgcctacaccaatcacccctgcttgtccaggactgtaggtgagacccggcaccacacacctggtgagtgaccacctggacacctgaggtgcatccatacaagagaagtgaacgggctcctgggctcacatacctagtaacagctctagccacttggcaccaggacattagagcttcaaaggtgccaataatcaaactagatcactcaagcagcctatttgggcataacaAAGCTAAAACACAGTaaccaaacataaata
The sequence above is drawn from the Loxodonta africana isolate mLoxAfr1 chromosome 23, mLoxAfr1.hap2, whole genome shotgun sequence genome and encodes:
- the LOC100672392 gene encoding zinc finger protein 883-like, producing the protein MERRTRFQCGGSSEPLTLTSAAPEQPPAPPAQDCILPSTQLCRSQVQKPEPAPVCSPHLCVRGPAQPPSQPRSSRHFLPAGKRLARSDSLVRDSVAVEDVAVDFTQEEWALLDLSQRKLYRDVMMETFKNLASVVSQNLDDGEKLSAENIIVQFMKNDTWSSMVGEICKLHGIEDQDDNQKIHVSMLLIFNRRCMVENLCESNKDNQYGQTFSRIADLSVLKRTPVETYPSECLECGKSLTDHSSLKHHISYHSGCSACECKGCREDCSCPSYLNTPVRTLTGEKPHECKECGKAFSQSSHLISHIRSHSGERPYECKECGKAFGHSSNLTIHMRTHSGERPYECKECGKAFHKSSNLTIHMRIHSGERPYVCNKCGKTFNRSSHLTTHIRSHSGERPYECKECGSTFHHSSSFIRHMKTHSGERPYECKECGKAFCHSSHLTRHKRTHSGERPYKYKECGKAFCQSSYLTTHIRTHSGEKPYECKRCGKAFSWSSNFIKHMSTHSGERPYECKECGKTFSHSSDLTTHIRSHSGERPYKCKECGKAFSWPSHLTTHIRTHSGERPYECKECGKAFSWSSNFTKHVSTHSGERPYECKECGKAFHHSSHLTRHMRTHSGERPYKCKECGKAFHQFPYLITHIRSHIGERPYECKECGKAFCHSSVLARHMRIHSGERRYECKECGKAFHWSSHFTKHVRIHSGERP